In a genomic window of Lacrimispora sp. BS-2:
- a CDS encoding dihydrofolate reductase, whose product MNIVVAVDKNWSIGNQGQLLVSIPEDKKLFREETMGKVIVMGRKTLESLPGKQPLYGRTNIILTRNPDYKVKGAIVCHSLSEALEELGKYSEEDCFVIGGQSVYEQFLPYCDTAHVTYIDYRYSADTHFPNLDQDPTWEMAAESDEQTYFDLCYTFRMYRRKG is encoded by the coding sequence ATGAATATCGTTGTTGCAGTGGATAAAAACTGGTCCATCGGCAATCAGGGCCAGCTTCTTGTTTCCATCCCGGAGGATAAAAAGCTGTTTCGGGAGGAAACTATGGGAAAGGTGATCGTCATGGGACGAAAGACCCTCGAGAGCCTTCCCGGTAAGCAGCCGCTCTATGGAAGAACCAATATCATATTGACCAGGAACCCGGATTACAAAGTAAAGGGAGCGATTGTCTGCCACAGCCTTTCAGAAGCTCTGGAAGAACTTGGCAAATATTCGGAAGAGGATTGTTTTGTCATAGGAGGGCAAAGCGTTTATGAGCAGTTCCTCCCATATTGTGATACGGCCCATGTGACTTATATTGACTATAGGTACAGCGCTGATACCCATTTCCCTAATTTAGACCAGGATCCGACATGGGAAATGGCCGCGGAGAGCGATGAGCAGACCTATTTTGATTTATGCTATACCTTCCGCATGTATCGGAGAAAAGGTTGA
- a CDS encoding chloride channel protein codes for MHKRNGIDFSGRSWGGRQNSFTASTVSKALKLEKFHYDLGARLQMDAPFVVKLIVIGILFGLVGSMFAYGLAFMKSRLGKIFQDPAKKAAIAGTFLVILFILLGMGRYSGLGTNLISAGFHGGEVTPLFAIGASLRAAIGGILGLPVEFVAAMGYAAVFGYSYLPYFFVVCNIAYIFNGNRSIYTAQKNYTI; via the coding sequence ATGCATAAAAGGAATGGGATTGATTTTTCAGGTCGGTCATGGGGAGGAAGACAGAATTCCTTTACAGCCAGTACGGTATCAAAAGCACTGAAATTGGAAAAATTCCATTATGACCTTGGTGCCAGGCTCCAGATGGATGCTCCATTTGTGGTGAAGCTGATCGTAATAGGGATCCTGTTCGGCCTGGTAGGTTCAATGTTTGCATACGGTCTTGCTTTTATGAAAAGCAGGCTTGGGAAAATCTTCCAGGATCCGGCTAAAAAAGCGGCAATAGCCGGCACGTTTCTGGTAATCCTGTTTATTCTGCTTGGAATGGGAAGATATTCCGGGCTGGGAACAAATTTGATTTCCGCCGGTTTCCATGGAGGAGAGGTCACACCTTTGTTTGCCATAGGAGCAAGCCTGAGGGCAGCCATTGGGGGAATCCTGGGGTTACCTGTTGAGTTTGTTGCAGCAATGGGATATGCAGCGGTTTTCGGCTATTCTTATCTGCCATATTTTTTTGTGGTCTGCAACATTGCGTATATATTTAATGGAAACAGATCCATTTATACGGCACAAAAAAATTATACGATATAG
- a CDS encoding sulfide/dihydroorotate dehydrogenase-like FAD/NAD-binding protein: MYKILKAEMLADKIYLMDVEAPRIAKACQPGEFVIVKMDEKGERIPLTICDYDREKGSITIVFQTVGASTEKMAVLKTGDSFTDVVGPLGNASEFVHDDIEELKKKKYLFVAGGVGTAPVYPQVKWMREHGIDVDVIMGAKTKDLLILEDAMREQAGNLYVTTDDGSYERKGLVTEVIKDLVQNQGKKYDVCVAIGPMIMMKFVCLVTKELGIPTVVSLNPVMVDGTGMCGACRVTVGDEVKFACVDGPEFDGHLVNFDEAMKRQMMYKSEEGRAVLKEREGDTHHGGCGMCGGNE; this comes from the coding sequence ATGTATAAGATTTTAAAAGCAGAGATGTTAGCTGACAAGATCTATCTGATGGATGTGGAAGCACCTCGGATTGCCAAAGCCTGCCAGCCTGGAGAATTTGTTATTGTCAAGATGGATGAAAAAGGAGAGAGAATTCCCCTGACCATCTGTGATTATGATCGTGAGAAGGGCAGCATTACCATTGTATTCCAGACAGTAGGCGCAAGTACAGAAAAGATGGCTGTGTTAAAGACCGGAGACAGCTTTACAGACGTGGTAGGTCCTCTGGGCAATGCCTCAGAATTCGTACACGATGACATAGAAGAACTGAAGAAAAAGAAATATTTATTTGTAGCCGGAGGTGTGGGAACGGCTCCTGTTTATCCCCAGGTAAAATGGATGAGAGAACACGGTATTGATGTGGATGTCATCATGGGAGCAAAGACCAAGGACTTATTGATTCTGGAAGATGCCATGAGGGAGCAGGCCGGAAATTTATATGTGACCACAGATGACGGTTCCTATGAAAGAAAAGGCCTGGTAACTGAGGTAATCAAGGACCTGGTTCAGAACCAGGGGAAGAAATACGATGTGTGCGTTGCCATCGGACCCATGATCATGATGAAGTTCGTCTGCCTTGTGACCAAGGAACTGGGTATTCCTACCGTTGTCAGCTTAAACCCGGTCATGGTAGACGGAACCGGCATGTGCGGTGCCTGCCGTGTCACTGTTGGCGATGAAGTGAAATTTGCCTGCGTGGATGGACCGGAGTTTGACGGCCATCTGGTGAATTTTGACGAGGCCATGAAGCGCCAGATGATGTATAAATCTGAAGAAGGGCGCGCGGTTTTAAAAGAACGTGAAGGCGATACTCATCACGGCGGCTGCGGAATGTGTGGAGGTAACGAGTAA
- a CDS encoding SMC family ATPase codes for MKPLQLTMSAFGSYGGKETVDFEKIGHGIFLITGDTGAGKTTVFDAVAFALFGETSGQRREPSMMRSQYGLEDQETYVSLKFSQGGEVYEIIRSPAYTRISKRKNKNGEYTTVPVPSKASLLLPDGSEYAGSLRDINQKIQEIVGVDQNQFSQIAMIAQGDYLRLLHASSRERKEIFSRIFNTGIYSRIQMKLKEKNSQLYDSLEDNRKMCFHELENVELLEESPYKESWRQLLAFKETRTEEIQNLLGSILEEIKEKEQKLSEERHHKGKVLSQVEGQLSRAQEVNRLFDGLVQAKAHLELLEGRKEQWLKLTERLKEAVRAEKANGPEAQYVDKKKEYEEAVKRAGQLEKELEDITLALSSAEKEAKETREASAGEVPELSVLIARLQEAMPLYQRWKAIEKTSAEKKREEAEGEKCLRNIEAELARLKARLSANETRQEQAEKKAGNLPEIRQKKAELLGRQQAMETLEKAVREEEAAGVSKEKCQEAALLAQGEYEQAERHYNDRFQEFLALQAGIMARELTEGNPCPVCGSIHHPLKAELTDGAVTQEEVEQAKAARNRAEERRSQTAQAAVKALEAFRQKKEQLEGEEEKWFKATFHQDQLKALMSDERNRAGVLLKEAEKEEQEALEADSLLKRILEERKADRNRLEELELDKEKAMKDWQLKQVNKAAVLAEADHVKNLLPYPEEEKAVRELERFKKRKEELLRAEEQADKRFRNILEKEKEEKGRLASEKENREMRRLAMEQAYHAFQSALDALGFSGEEDYRRAGQTPETLKQWEQETGNYEKELLKARTVYSQYEEQTKGRERIETEQWKEQAETLKEEQKQLQAKEARVTAIGSRAFHAAENLRRLWKEREQLEETYRLYHTLFQTANGKMAGTASLDFQTYVQRQYFNQMIHAANKRLDVMTDGQFLLQCRDLETLGKQGEVGLDLDVYTMATDKVRDVKTLSGGESFMAALAMALGMADIIQSTAGNVSMDALFIDEGFGSLDEESRLKSVRILQELAGERRLIGIISHVTELKEQIGKKLVVKKTEKGSRILWDMDTLPGSG; via the coding sequence ATGAAGCCATTGCAGTTGACCATGTCCGCCTTTGGTTCTTATGGGGGAAAGGAAACCGTGGATTTTGAGAAAATCGGCCATGGCATTTTCCTCATTACCGGAGATACGGGGGCAGGAAAGACCACCGTTTTTGATGCGGTGGCATTTGCCCTGTTCGGGGAAACCAGCGGACAGCGTCGGGAGCCTTCCATGATGCGAAGCCAGTATGGGTTAGAAGACCAGGAAACCTATGTTTCCCTGAAATTTTCCCAGGGTGGGGAAGTATATGAAATTATCAGAAGTCCTGCCTATACAAGGATCAGCAAACGAAAGAATAAAAACGGGGAATATACTACTGTCCCGGTTCCGTCAAAGGCCTCCCTTCTTTTGCCCGATGGGTCGGAATATGCAGGCAGCCTTCGGGATATTAATCAGAAGATCCAGGAGATCGTGGGCGTGGACCAGAACCAGTTCTCACAGATCGCCATGATTGCCCAGGGAGATTATTTAAGACTTCTTCATGCATCTTCCAGGGAGCGGAAGGAGATATTTTCCAGGATTTTCAACACCGGAATCTACAGCCGGATCCAGATGAAATTAAAAGAAAAGAACAGCCAGCTTTATGACAGCCTGGAAGACAACCGAAAAATGTGCTTCCATGAGCTTGAAAATGTGGAGCTTTTGGAAGAAAGTCCTTATAAGGAATCATGGCGGCAGCTTTTAGCTTTTAAGGAAACAAGGACGGAAGAGATCCAAAACCTGTTAGGCTCTATCCTGGAAGAGATAAAGGAAAAGGAACAAAAGCTTTCTGAGGAACGGCATCATAAAGGAAAGGTTCTTTCCCAGGTGGAAGGGCAGTTGAGCCGGGCCCAGGAGGTAAACCGTCTTTTTGACGGCCTTGTGCAGGCAAAGGCTCATCTGGAGCTTTTGGAAGGCAGGAAGGAACAATGGCTTAAGCTGACGGAGCGGTTAAAGGAAGCCGTCCGGGCGGAAAAGGCAAATGGCCCGGAGGCCCAGTATGTGGATAAAAAGAAAGAATATGAAGAGGCTGTAAAGAGAGCCGGGCAGCTTGAAAAAGAGCTGGAGGACATAACCCTTGCCCTTTCTTCTGCGGAAAAAGAGGCGAAAGAAACTAGAGAGGCTTCTGCCGGTGAGGTGCCGGAACTGTCGGTCCTCATTGCCCGGCTGCAGGAAGCCATGCCCCTTTACCAGCGATGGAAGGCAATAGAAAAGACTTCTGCTGAAAAGAAACGGGAGGAAGCGGAAGGGGAGAAATGCCTTCGAAACATTGAAGCAGAACTGGCTCGTTTAAAGGCCCGGCTGTCAGCAAACGAAACAAGGCAGGAGCAGGCGGAGAAGAAGGCAGGGAATCTGCCGGAAATCAGGCAGAAGAAGGCAGAACTTTTGGGGCGGCAGCAGGCCATGGAAACCCTTGAGAAGGCGGTCAGGGAAGAAGAAGCGGCGGGCGTAAGTAAAGAAAAATGCCAGGAAGCGGCCTTATTGGCCCAGGGAGAATATGAACAGGCTGAAAGGCATTACAATGACAGGTTTCAGGAATTTCTGGCATTGCAGGCCGGAATTATGGCCAGAGAGCTGACAGAGGGGAACCCCTGTCCTGTCTGCGGTTCCATACATCATCCCCTGAAAGCGGAATTGACAGACGGCGCTGTCACCCAGGAAGAGGTGGAACAGGCAAAGGCGGCCAGAAACCGGGCAGAGGAACGGCGTTCCCAAACCGCCCAGGCTGCAGTCAAGGCGTTAGAAGCCTTCCGCCAGAAGAAGGAGCAGCTGGAAGGGGAGGAAGAAAAGTGGTTTAAGGCAACCTTCCATCAGGATCAGCTGAAAGCTCTTATGTCTGATGAAAGGAATCGTGCCGGTGTGCTGCTTAAGGAAGCAGAGAAGGAAGAACAGGAGGCTTTGGAGGCGGACAGCCTTTTAAAGAGGATTCTGGAAGAAAGAAAAGCGGACCGGAACAGACTTGAGGAGCTGGAGCTTGATAAAGAAAAGGCCATGAAAGACTGGCAGCTAAAACAGGTGAATAAGGCAGCCGTTCTGGCAGAGGCAGATCACGTGAAGAACCTTCTGCCATATCCTGAGGAAGAGAAAGCTGTAAGAGAGCTGGAACGCTTCAAAAAGAGGAAGGAAGAGCTTTTAAGGGCAGAGGAGCAGGCGGATAAACGGTTCCGGAACATTTTGGAAAAGGAAAAAGAAGAAAAGGGACGTTTGGCTTCGGAAAAGGAAAACCGGGAGATGCGGAGGCTTGCCATGGAACAGGCGTATCATGCCTTTCAGTCTGCTTTGGATGCCCTGGGATTTTCAGGAGAAGAGGATTACCGCAGGGCGGGGCAGACGCCGGAAACCTTAAAGCAGTGGGAGCAGGAAACCGGGAATTACGAAAAGGAGCTCTTAAAGGCCCGCACCGTTTACAGCCAGTATGAGGAGCAGACAAAGGGGCGTGAACGGATAGAAACGGAGCAGTGGAAGGAACAGGCCGAGACCCTTAAGGAGGAGCAGAAACAGTTACAGGCGAAAGAAGCCAGAGTCACAGCGATTGGCAGCAGGGCTTTTCACGCAGCCGAAAATCTGAGACGGCTGTGGAAGGAGAGAGAACAGCTGGAAGAAACGTACCGGCTCTATCACACTTTATTCCAGACTGCCAATGGGAAAATGGCCGGTACTGCCAGCCTGGATTTTCAGACCTATGTCCAAAGGCAGTATTTTAACCAGATGATCCATGCGGCAAACAAACGGCTGGATGTCATGACAGACGGCCAGTTCCTGCTTCAGTGCAGGGATTTGGAGACCCTTGGAAAGCAGGGTGAGGTGGGCCTGGATCTGGATGTATACACCATGGCAACGGACAAAGTAAGGGATGTAAAGACACTTTCCGGCGGAGAATCCTTTATGGCGGCTTTGGCCATGGCCCTTGGCATGGCAGATATCATCCAGAGTACGGCAGGAAATGTGAGCATGGATGCTCTTTTCATTGACGAAGGCTTTGGATCTCTGGACGAAGAATCCAGGCTTAAATCGGTCCGCATCCTACAGGAGCTGGCAGGGGAGAGAAGGCTGATCGGAATCATTTCCCATGTGACGGAATTAAAGGAACAGATCGGAAAGAAGCTGGTGGTGAAAAAGACGGAAAAGGGTAGCAGGATCTTGTGGGATATGGATACCCTTCCCGGCAGCGGTTGA
- a CDS encoding MATE family efflux transporter codes for MNKKIDLLKGHIFTSLTGLALPIMVTALVQMAYSLTDMAWIGFVGSPAVAAVGAGGMYVWLSQGVVALAKMGGQVKVAHSLGKGDRKEAAIYASGSIQMGLLFALLYGMVTFLGARPLIGFFGLNDASVAYNAQVYLKITCGLIIFSYLNSIITGIMTAMGDSRTPLLANFIGLVLNMILDPVLIFGVGPLKGSGVAGAAVATVMAQAVVTTVFLIAIRKDQVVFDKVKVLSKVPWDYMKAMIQIGFPASVQNFIYTSISMILTRFVTGFGDTAVAVLRVGGQIESISWMTADGFGAAINSFVGQNYGAGQYGRVKKGYFTATGVMFVWGLFCSVLLVCFPEQIFGLFIHEPEVIPMGVRYLVILGYCQMFMCIELTTVGALSGLGRTLLCSVISVVFTSARIPFAMILSSTSLGLDGIWWAFTISSIIKGILFFLSFLIVSGKLPGDKHLVQTETGLEQTD; via the coding sequence ATGAACAAGAAAATTGATTTATTAAAAGGACACATTTTTACATCACTGACCGGTCTGGCCCTTCCTATTATGGTCACGGCCCTGGTTCAGATGGCCTATAGTCTGACAGATATGGCCTGGATTGGTTTTGTTGGTTCACCTGCTGTTGCGGCGGTGGGTGCAGGGGGCATGTACGTCTGGCTTTCCCAGGGCGTTGTGGCTCTGGCAAAAATGGGCGGCCAGGTAAAGGTAGCCCATTCTCTTGGAAAGGGAGACAGAAAAGAAGCGGCAATCTATGCTTCCGGTTCCATTCAGATGGGGCTTTTGTTTGCGCTGCTGTATGGCATGGTGACATTTTTGGGGGCAAGGCCTTTGATCGGATTTTTCGGACTGAACGATGCTTCCGTTGCCTATAATGCCCAGGTTTATTTAAAGATCACCTGTGGTTTGATTATATTTTCCTATTTGAATTCGATTATTACCGGGATCATGACAGCTATGGGAGACAGCAGAACACCGCTGCTTGCTAACTTTATCGGCCTGGTTTTGAATATGATACTGGATCCTGTCCTGATCTTTGGGGTGGGGCCACTGAAAGGTTCAGGAGTGGCGGGAGCGGCTGTTGCTACGGTCATGGCCCAGGCAGTAGTTACCACAGTATTCTTAATAGCCATACGAAAGGACCAGGTGGTGTTTGATAAGGTGAAGGTACTTTCTAAGGTACCCTGGGATTATATGAAAGCCATGATTCAGATTGGTTTTCCTGCCTCTGTTCAGAACTTTATCTACACCAGCATTTCCATGATCCTGACCCGGTTTGTGACCGGATTTGGGGATACAGCTGTGGCAGTGCTCCGGGTGGGCGGCCAGATCGAATCCATATCATGGATGACGGCAGATGGATTTGGAGCAGCCATTAATTCCTTTGTGGGGCAAAATTACGGGGCCGGACAGTATGGAAGAGTGAAAAAAGGCTATTTTACGGCTACTGGAGTTATGTTTGTATGGGGATTGTTCTGTTCCGTTCTTCTGGTCTGCTTTCCGGAGCAAATATTCGGATTGTTCATCCATGAACCAGAGGTTATTCCCATGGGAGTGCGTTATCTGGTGATCCTGGGCTACTGCCAGATGTTCATGTGCATTGAACTGACAACAGTAGGGGCTCTCTCTGGCCTTGGCCGGACCCTTCTCTGCTCGGTCATCAGCGTTGTGTTTACTTCTGCCAGAATACCTTTTGCTATGATATTAAGCAGTACATCCCTTGGCCTTGACGGAATCTGGTGGGCTTTCACGATTTCAAGCATTATCAAAGGAATTTTATTCTTTCTCTCTTTCCTTATTGTGTCGGGAAAACTGCCCGGGGATAAACACCTGGTCCAGACGGAAACGGGTCTTGAACAGACGGATTAA
- the gltA gene encoding NADPH-dependent glutamate synthase, producing the protein MDVLKKVPVREQDPKVRATNFEEVCLGYNEEEAKEEASRCINCKNPKCVAGCPVSINIPGFIKEVENGNHEEAAKIIAQSSALPAVCGRVCPQESQCEGKCIRGIKGEPISIGKLERFVADWSREHGFVPAAPEKTNGKKVAVIGSGPSGLTCAGDLAKLGYEVTIFEALHEPGGVLTYGIPEFRLPKEGVVQPEIDNVRKLGVKIETNVIIGKSVTIDELLDEEGFQAVFIGSGAGLPMFMGIPGENANGVCSANEYLTRSNLMKAFRSDYDTPIVAGSKVAVVGGGNVAMDAARTALRLGAEVHVVYRRSEAELPARAEEVHHAKEEGIIFNLLTNPVEILTDEKGWVKGMKCIKMELGEPDASGRRRPVEIEGSEFIIDVDTVIMSLGTSPNPLISNTTKGLDINKRKCIIAEESTGKTSKEGVYAGGDAVTGAATVILAMEAGRAGARGIHEYLSSQE; encoded by the coding sequence ATGGATGTATTAAAGAAAGTACCAGTAAGAGAACAGGATCCAAAAGTAAGAGCGACCAACTTTGAAGAGGTTTGTCTTGGATATAACGAAGAAGAAGCAAAAGAAGAAGCCAGCCGCTGCATTAATTGCAAAAACCCGAAATGCGTGGCAGGCTGCCCGGTATCCATTAATATTCCAGGATTTATTAAGGAAGTAGAAAACGGAAATCATGAAGAGGCTGCCAAGATCATTGCACAGTCCTCTGCACTTCCTGCAGTCTGCGGCCGGGTATGTCCTCAGGAGAGCCAGTGCGAAGGCAAGTGTATCCGCGGAATCAAGGGTGAACCCATTTCCATCGGAAAGCTGGAGCGTTTTGTGGCGGATTGGTCCAGAGAGCACGGTTTCGTACCGGCTGCCCCGGAAAAGACCAATGGCAAGAAGGTGGCTGTCATCGGTTCCGGTCCTTCCGGATTAACCTGTGCCGGTGACCTGGCTAAACTGGGCTATGAGGTTACTATTTTTGAAGCTCTTCATGAGCCGGGCGGCGTATTGACCTACGGCATTCCTGAATTCCGTCTTCCAAAGGAAGGGGTAGTTCAGCCAGAGATTGACAACGTGAGAAAGCTTGGCGTTAAGATCGAGACCAATGTAATCATCGGCAAGTCTGTGACCATTGATGAGCTTTTGGATGAAGAAGGATTCCAGGCTGTATTCATCGGTTCCGGAGCAGGTCTTCCCATGTTCATGGGAATTCCGGGAGAGAACGCAAACGGCGTATGCTCTGCCAACGAATATTTAACCAGAAGCAACCTGATGAAGGCTTTCCGCAGTGATTATGATACTCCTATCGTAGCGGGCAGCAAGGTTGCAGTGGTAGGCGGCGGTAACGTTGCCATGGATGCTGCCAGAACGGCCCTTCGTCTTGGCGCAGAGGTACACGTTGTATATAGAAGAAGTGAGGCGGAGCTTCCTGCAAGAGCGGAAGAAGTTCACCATGCAAAGGAAGAAGGAATCATTTTCAATCTTTTAACCAACCCGGTAGAGATTCTCACCGATGAAAAAGGCTGGGTAAAAGGAATGAAATGCATCAAAATGGAGCTTGGCGAGCCGGATGCTTCCGGAAGAAGAAGACCCGTGGAGATAGAAGGATCTGAATTCATCATTGATGTGGATACCGTTATCATGTCCCTGGGTACTTCACCTAACCCACTTATATCAAATACAACAAAAGGACTGGATATCAATAAGCGCAAATGTATCATTGCTGAGGAATCGACTGGAAAGACCAGCAAAGAGGGCGTTTATGCAGGAGGAGATGCGGTAACAGGTGCTGCAACCGTTATTCTGGCTATGGAAGCCGGACGGGCTGGAGCAAGAGGGATTCATGAATACCTTTCTTCCCAGGAATAA